Proteins found in one Plasmodium gaboni strain SY75 chromosome 13, whole genome shotgun sequence genomic segment:
- a CDS encoding putative RNA-binding protein, whose translation MVKNKDSDENVSDEDSRRSEHKKEDVERHQKEKRSRSNSSQAKRSSSNYQSKEKHTERKVRRRKNSHSNNSYETSSDEHNDKSSSDEHRRRRRERDRYRERDRDRNRDRDRERDRDRERDRDRERDRDRERKSIREERLGRDDKYDRRKKRRQSNLNRNLTSSHERSRSRERRRRRIQAECIKKAGGFKRLADMEGHETTNVFWDGFQWVAKTNQTNPHHLDPAIMNSTRKLRRLYFGNLPLHLGLSENAFQEIVWNEMKKRKYCNDENINPVLYVWFAKDKGNYGFVEFATVEETERALTMDGMICKGVALKVSRPNDYSTNTVKQNQNMLLQNINKINNNNNNNSNSNIFNNIINNKTNNIHNYNNNPYNKPPPPPPGAPPQSLYMQNNSHSSLTNIDNIHTKYLRVIEIVSLESICNEEYSTIVEDIKEGFHSQGLIINAILINQKYVENTPFNIGDVIIEFESEESVDKSIQNMSTRKYEGKFINMDKCDQHTFDTYVKPIIRDLYDNQ comes from the exons aTGGTAAAAAACAAAGATTCTGATGAAAATGTGTCAGATGAAGATAGTAGGAGGTCTGAGCATAAAAAGGAAGATGTAGAAAG GCACcagaaagaaaaaagaagCCGATCCAATTCTAGCCAAGCGAAAAGAAGTTCGTCCAATTATCAATCTAAAGAAAAACATACAGAGAGAAAAGTAAGAAGGAGAAAAAACTCACATAGTAATAATTCATATGAAACCTCATCCGACGAACATAATGATAAATCGAGCTCAGATGAGCATAGAAGAAGGAGAAGAGAAAGGGATCGATATAGAGAAAGAGATAGGGATAGAAATAGAGACAGAGATAGAGAAAGAGATAGAGATAGAGAAAGAGATAGAGATAGAGAAAGAGACCGAGATAGAGAAAGAAAAAGTATAAGAGAAGAACGTTTAGGAAGAGATGACAAATATGATaggagaaaaaaaagaagacAAAGTAATTTAAACCGAAATTTGACATCATCTCATGAAAGGTCAAGATCAAGAgaaagaagaagaagaaggATACAAGCTGAATGTATTAAAAAGGCAGGAGGATTTAAACGGTTAGCTGATATGGAGGGTCATGAAACAACAAATGTTTTTTGGGATGGTTTTCAATGGGTAGCAAAAACAAATCAAACAAATCCACATCATTTAGATCCAGCTATAATGAATTCAACAAGAAAATTGAGAAGATTATATTTTGGAAATTTACCACTTCACTTAGGATTGAGTGAAAATGCATTTCAAGAGATTGTATGGaatgaaatgaaaaaaagaaaatattgtaatgatgaaaatataaatccTGTTTTATATGTATGGTTTGCAAAAGACAAAGGAAATTATGGTTTTGTTGAATTTGCAACTGTAGAAGAAACAGAAAGAGCTTTAACAATGGATGGTATGATATGTAAAGGGGTGGCTTTAAAAGTATCACGACCTAATGATTATTCAACTAATACTGTTAAACAAAATCAAAATATGTTActacaaaatataaacaaaattaacaataataataataataatagtaatagtaatatctttaataatataataaataataaaacaaataatatacacaattataataataatccATATAATAAACCACCTCCACCACCTCCAGGTGCACCACCACAAAGTTTGTATATGCAAAATAATTCACATTCTTCTTTAAcaaatattgataatatacATACCAAATACTTAAGAGTTATTGAAATTGTTTCACTTGAATCTATTTGCAATGAAGAATATTCAACTATCGTTGAAGATATTAAAGAAGGATTTCATAGCCAAGGATTAATTATTAATGctattttaataaatcaGAAATATGTAGAAAATACTCCTTTTAATATTGGAGATGTTATTATAGAATTTGAAAGTGAAGAATCAGTTGATAAAAGCATTCAAAATATGTCTACTCGAAAATATGAAGgaaaatttataaatatggaTAAATGTGATCAACATACATTTGATACATACGTAAAACCAATCATTCGTgatttatatgataatcAATGA
- a CDS encoding putative translation initiation factor EIF-2B gamma subunit: protein MSTCNIPKVLSGTFVEFQVVILTLDENHFASELCDNKCKALIKICNRCMIYYIIKNIIEQRLKYITIVVNSKYYDDMVNYINTTFQDNYKYDDKKGKHIYCIDIEPYTTNNNEDIGSIQCLLQIKNKIKSDFIVVNCDILGFVDFHSLANLFRGENAICAILLLENNQPSNDKKKKEITDEYVNLENNVWVCIDKNSKVVSIKDSLSMKENGKMKISKVNLLFHKNFVLKTDLLDSHVYIFKHYVLEIMEQKKNKFSSIKYDLIPYLVKIQNTSKAAEYSKGEFKYNMYNSLIEKYEGEDEIEEGKRENPMLDIINNENVESVVCYIQPKNNGFCQRINSIPNFFKANLLFCVSRQDHLKNILPPYCFFLLTEKNQSFKDCIISSHFDHEENILLKKSILGKNVKIKKNSSINRSILMDNITIYEKCVIQNSIICDNVVIEENCKLIDCIIKENSVIEKNSVHEKETLPLFIS from the exons atgTCAACTTGTAATATACCCAAGGTACTTTCAGGTACCTTCGTTGAATTTCAAGTGGTAATTTTAACACTTGATGAAAATCACTTTGCAAGTGAATTATGtgataataaatgtaaGGCATTAATAAAGATATGTAATAGATgtatgatatattatataataaaaaatattattgaacagagattaaaatatataactatCGTTGTTAATagtaaatattatgatgacatggttaattatattaatacaacATTTCaagataattataaatatgatgataagaaaggaaaacatatttattgtaTAGACATCGAACCATATACTACAAACAACAATGAAGATATAGGTTCCATTCAATGTTTATtacaaattaaaaataaaataaaa TCTGATTTTATTGTGGTCAATTGTGATATTCTCGGATTTGTGGATTTTCATTCCTTAGCTA ATTTGTTTAGAGGGGAGAATGCAATATGTGCCATATTACTGTTAGAAAATAACCAACCAAGTAATGATAAAAAGAAGAAGGAGATAACAGACGAATATGTAAATCTAGAGAATAACGTATGGGTGTGTATTGACAAGAATAGTAAAGTTGTTAGTATTAAAGATTCTTTATCTATGAAAGAAAATGGAAAGATGAAAATTAGTAAAgtaaatttattatttcataaaaattttgtatTAAAAACGGACTTATTAGATAGTCATGTATACATTTTTAAGCATTACGTTTTAGAAATAATGGaacagaaaaaaaacaaattcTCAAGTATCAAg TATGACTTGATTCCATATTTAGTAAAAATTCAAAATACATCCAAGGCTGCAG AATATTCCAAGGGGgaatttaaatataacatgtataattcattaattgaaaaatatgaagGGGAGGATGAAATTGAGGAAGGCAAAAGAGAAAATCCAATGTTGGACATCATAAATAAT GAAAATGTAGAGAGTGTTGTCTGTTATATACAACCAAAAAATAATGGATTTTGTCAACGAATTAATAGTATCccaaatttttttaaagcGAACTTATTg TTTTGTGTTAGTAGACAAGATCATTTGAAAAACATATTGCCTCcttattgtttttttcttctaaCGGAAAAAAATCAATcg TTTAAAGATTGCATAATAAGTAGCCATTTTGATCATGAAGAAAATATCCTCTTAAAGAAATCAATTTTGg GTAAAAATGTtaagataaaaaaaaattcatcAATAAATAGAAGTATCTTAATGgataatataacaatatatgAGAAATGTGTCATTCAAAATTCAATTATTTGTGATAATGTTGTTATTGAAGAAAACTGCAAG CTCATTGATTGTATTATTAAGGAAAACAGCgttattgaaaaaaatagtGTACACGAAAAGGAAACCTTAccattatttatttcttaa
- a CDS encoding hypothetical protein (conserved Plasmodium protein, unknown function), whose protein sequence is NNNILNNNEEKRNSSFLNAYENTNISKDNSAEEIAEKYLRNKVSYKTINKNNYNININNDYYDNKNISECNNYIPNDNTSYYLNNKNENMNLNYVGEKNFEKKNDYMYTNLFLNTSKITKLINSCNTSMNPIETKKFYQSKEQEGYNNYIKNQEKNNVVNTIDDLLNKYTNNTSIRKNDDNLSYFKYSMNKPYVLDTKKEITNKLLFDDASERSKTKYTMNNNIQNKDNNSIITNNNNNNNNISNINNISNINNCSNSDRRNLYEPQSHGKKKNLIQRNKDYVHYLSKRNSILKNEILVKKDLKKKKMSVSAYAENSFIKNKLKEDRYKRNNFFFFDMNSMYEEGKNKEVDLINNMSIFNNKKETTCENKQTYNYNENNKPVINNMNTFENDTNKIINNSIIYKSNKRCEHSRNSNDNSLFDMSYLKSTYSDSSKIIDSPLSYQQDNMSIFNISINKIKNEECFINVFDSSDLHSKNDDNVIHYKDSNNKNMVDVTNVSSDSTLESKNKTSDTYSNIYNYKNNSKTQRGDNDVSINRQISSALINTNRVDNKKGDYINNTNKIITNGNNNDDDKILNNTYNLKYNTNYNNINNDINETYNKHIINKKEGYSDYLINTRSNYSLNDINKQYAKKNYKENENLSEDINNNNMNRYFECKKNEDIIKENINNNNNNNNNNNNNNNNNNMIGGDKNKDAKLFPLYFSDNKLNIIYNDRVEKRYMINSNNNFFSSDKKKTTSNSNIDDNKMKCYNNNNNYNYDKGINIYNCKNKNIDGEQDKKNNLHNMNTSHIKHGYLNINKEHMNELNNINNYEDYYKYIKEFLNYIPITIKNINILLALSLYFLNFNINNNSTENKISDNLLAELLNKFLYCLNLKTCLLKENKINNSSDKYYYIQIKENDIKNNELCDENKDEKKKEKKSEQHKNGDDINRVEDINRVNDINHVKDINHLNDQNNHNLNVENENSISNNNNNSFVTFYNKRIIQIEHEEIANNILEKNFDDKDHNFITNKYDNKKKFFVFNKDMKIISLIDIYKISWSLCVLKKNEIFIDLLRILYKEIEYMDVDKDFIFCVMYLFQYCNIIEIKECEININKNVILNINDNNNENMCMYLHLLYICSLYNQNILYNNYHKKNIEKIILCFHDILEYLNLYTCTHILCVLAYLNIKNDEHPYFFNKILNVFRHNIKKLNKSVLLVNILWSLCLIEVPCAEFLKDISEYIINILHYIPLSDFITISCCFACQKMILINKYWMNVKKTKEPNILHKYIMNISQETINEYKQYENDIDTFYKQKKLYPYYFYRKPICHSIIFKILAYNFLHYEQINKKKQQDQKNYKINPDENKNQVDGYKKGTTNRSLSVENRHEKENTTNKNVNLHNSRFNSSNVYGNIKSVRIKNYNLEDNDVIKKDIQDEFIKNNNFLSTYKQQQVPFSTPCEDLYCNKKINEEHNRNTNIDNNCNHTYSYIQNNLTNSIKNECKNNIYKKKNFKKIKEYYNIYDNKNNNYDFILNSYERILFTNLIEDCCNNIDKINSILLIELLYTLCILHIDKSKIVNVIEKNMNKKIFYEHYEKFVDKIKKKKLSTINKNKSINKNINKNINDINMNHADKNVNIEKEMKNEKDDVIILYYIYNKFIKENSQFINKNDLDDNFCLVVNNIYFCKYINDDIFLKIIKMDKDTTTSKTNKDDITSTTNNNNNNNNIINNNNIINNNNNYYNYSTLYKLKNIFCGGSFKKNHILNKDMNHNKKHTPSNEIELSKNKKNDITNKIKDDNHNYFISEKEGNNNNNNINNEYNNEQIKNEDNYKHTHMYDKKDNNVYNDIYNMCNTHNEQYDSSDKNIYQNKHLSLYNNKNTHTNYSQNDDYISNEKINIYYQDEKNIYKDTKNNIPSSNNYTQHLREHNDNITSSTNNSPETNSDNTSNKLYKLRKDIQNTFKASISYYINKTTHNNKNNDIDYNENFIHSEIYNNIVKNRNIKKIMNNHKENQIIEENNLRNNNDYEKINKQTKNPKDVKSNNYHFNFYKIFILLLQISIISLFLFIIIFIYTSLA, encoded by the coding sequence taataataatatattaaataataatgaagaaaagAGAAATAGTTCTTTTCTGAATGCCTATGAAAATACCAACATTTCTAAGGACAATTCTGCAGAAGAAATAGcagaaaaatatttaagGAATAAAGTGAGTTATAAAactataaataaaaataattataatataaatataaataatgattattatgataataaaaatataagtgagtgtaataattatatacctaatgataatacatcatattatttgaataataaaaatgaaaatatgaatttaaattatgttggagaaaaaaattttgaaaagaaaaatgattatatgtatacaaatttatttttaaatacaaGTAAAATAACTAAACTAATTAATTCTTGTAATACTTCTATGAACCCTATAGAGACGAAGAAATTTTATCAATCCAAAGAACAGGAAggatataataattatataaaaaatcaagaaaaaaataatgtagTAAATACTATTGatgatttattaaataaatacacaAACAATACTAGtattagaaaaaatgatgataatttaagttattttaaatatagCATGAACAAACCATATGTATTAGACACAAAAAAGGAgataacaaataaattacTGTTTGACGATGCCTCTGAAAGGAGCAAAACAAAATATActatgaataataatatacaaaataaagataataatagCATCATCAccaacaataataataataataataatattagtaatattaataatattagtaatattaataattgCAGTAATTCTGATAGACGCAATTTATATGAACCACAAAGTCAtggtaaaaaaaaaaatttaatcCAACGAAATAAAGACTATGTTCATTATTTGAGCAAACGAAATAGTAtcttaaaaaatgaaatacTAGTGAAGaaagatttaaaaaaaaaaaaaatgagcGTTTCTGCATATGCGGAgaattcttttataaagaataaaCTTAAAGAAGAtagatataaaagaaataacttttttttttttgatatgAATTCTATGTATGaagaaggaaaaaataaagaagtAGATTTAATTAACAACATGagtatatttaataataaaaaggaaacGACGTGTGAAAATAAACAAacttataattataatgaaaacAATAAACCtgttattaataatatgaacacatttgaaaatgatactaataaaattattaacaattccattatttataaaagtaataaaaGATGTGAACATTCAAGAAATTCAAATGATAATAGTTTATTTGATATGAGTTATTTAAAATCTACTTATTCAGATTCTAGCAAAATTATTGATTCGCCTTTAAGTTATCAACAAGACAATATGAGCATTTTCAATATAagtattaataaaattaaaaatgaagaatgttttataaatgttttTGATAGTTCAGATTTACATtcaaaaaatgatgataatgtAATTCATTACAAAgattcaaataataaaaatatggtAGATGTTACAAACGTGTCTAGTGACTCTACCTTAGAatctaaaaataaaacGTCAGACACATATtcaaacatatataattataaaaacaatagTAAGACACAAAGAGGAGATAATGATGTATCTATAAATAGGCAAATATCTTCAGCATTAATAAATACTAATAGAgttgataataaaaaaggagactatataaataatacaaataaaataattacTAATGGTAAcaataatgatgatgataaaattCTAAACAATActtataatttaaaatacaacacaaattataataatattaataatgatataaatgaaacCTACAAcaaacatattataaataagaaGGAAGGATATAGtgattatttaataaacaCACGCAGTAATTATAGtttaaatgatattaataagCAATATgctaaaaaaaattataaagaaaatgaaaatttatCTGAGGATattaacaataataatatgaatcGATATTTTGAATGTAagaaaaatgaagatataataaaagaaaacatcaacaacaacaacaacaacaacaacaataataataataataataataataataatatgattggtggtgataaaaataaagatgccaaattatttcctttatatttttctgATAACAAActaaatattatatataatgatagAGTAGAAAAACGTTACATGATcaatagtaataataatttcttttcaagcgacaagaaaaaaacaacaAGTAACTCAAACATAGATGATAACAAAATGaaatgttataataataataataattataattatgataaaggtataaatatttataattgtaaaaataaaaatatagatgGAGAACaggataaaaaaaacaacTTGCATAACATGAATACTAGTCATATTAAACATGgatatttaaatataaataaagaacaTATGAAcgaattaaataatattaataattatgaagattattataaatatataaaagaatttttaaattatatacctataactattaaaaatataaatattttattagctttatctttatattttttaaattttaacataaataataattctacagaaaataaaatatcaGATAATTTATTAGCAGAActattaaataaatttttatattgtcttaatttaaaaacatGCTTActtaaagaaaataaaataaataatagttcagataaatattattacatacaaataaaagaaaatgatattaaGAATAATGAATTGTGTGATGAGAACAAGgacgaaaaaaaaaaagaaaaaaaaagtgaaCAACATAAAAATGGAGATGATATAAACCGTGTGGAGGATATAAACCGTGTGAATGATATAAACCATGTGAAGGATATAAACCATTTGAATGACcaaaataatcataatttGAATGTTGAAAATGAGAATTCCAttagtaataataataacaactCTTTTGTTACCTTTTATAATAAACGAATAATACAAATTGAACATGAAGAGATAGCTAACaatatattagaaaaaaattttgatgATAAGGATCACAATtttataacaaataaatatgataataaaaaaaaattttttgtttttaataaagatatgaaaataataagtttaattgatatatataaaatatcttGGAGTTTGTgtgtattaaaaaagaacgaaatttttattgatcttttaagaatattatataaagagATTGAATATATGGATGTAGATAAAGATTTCATATTTTGTGTTATGTATCTTTTTCAATATTGTAATATAAttgaaataaaagaatgtgaaataaatataaataaaaatgtgattctaaatataaatgataataataatgaaaatatgtgtatgtatttacatttattatatatatgttcattatataatcaaaatattttatataataattatcataaaaaaaatattgaaaaaattattctATGTTTTCATGATATTTTggaatatttaaatttatatacatgtaCTCACATATTATGTGTATTAgcatatttaaatataaaaaatgatgagcatccatatttttttaataaaatattaaatgtatttagacataacataaaaaaattaaacaaaAGTGTATTATtagtaaatatattatggTCTTTATGTTTGATTGAAGTACCATGTGCAGAATTCTTAAAAGATATAAgtgaatatattataaatattctaCATTATATTCCACTAAGTGATTTTATAACAATATCATGTTGTTTCGCTTGTCAAAAAATGATActaataaataaatactggatgaatgtaaaaaaaacaaaagaaCCAAATATActacataaatatattatgaacaTTTCTCAAGAGActataaatgaatataaacaatatgaaaatgatatagatacattttataaacaaaagaaattatatccatattatttttatagaaaaCCTATATGCCATTctatcatttttaaaatattagcttataattttttacaCTACGAACagataaataaaaaaaaacaacaagaccaaaaaaattataaaataaatcctgatgaaaataaaaatcaaGTAGATggttataaaaaaggaacAACTAATAGAAGTCTAAGTGTAGAAAATAGACATGAAAAAGAGAATacaacaaataaaaatgttaatCTTCATAATTCGAGATTTAATAGTTCAAATGTTTATggaaatattaaaagtgtaagaataaaaaattacaaCCTTGAAGATAATgatgttataaaaaaggatatacaggatgaatttataaaaaataataattttttatcaacTTATAAACAACAACAAGTACCCTTCTCAACACCATGCGAAGATCTTTattgtaataaaaaaataaatgaagaacATAATAGAAATACAAACATAGATAATAATTGTAATCATACttattcatatatacaaaataatcTTACAAATTCTATTAAAAATGAGTgcaaaaataatatatataaaaaaaaaaattttaaaaaaattaaagaatattataatatatatgataataaaaataataattatgatttTATTCTTAACTCATATGAACGTATCTTATTTACAAATTTAATAGAAGATTGTTGTAATAACATCGATAAAATAAACTCTATACTTTTGATAGAACTTTTATATACTCTATGTATCCTACATATAGACAAATCAAAAATTGTTAATGTCATTGAAAAGAATATGAacaagaaaatattttatgagCATTATGAGAAGTTTGTTGAcaagataaaaaaaaaaaaattatccactataaataaaaataaaagtataaataaaaatataaataaaaatataaatgatataaatatgaacCATGCAGATAAAAATGTCAACatagaaaaagaaatgaaaaatgaaaaagatgATGTTATTATcctatattatatatataataaatttataaaagaaaattcgcagtttattaataaaaatgatttagatgataatttttgtttagttgtgaataatatttatttctgtaaatatataaatgatgatatttttttaaaaattattaaaatggATAAGGACACAACAACAAGCAAGACAAATAAGGATGATATTACAAGTACGacaaataataacaacaataataataatattatcaataataataatattattaataataataataattactATAATTATAGCACCctttataaattaaaaaatatattttgtgGTGGTTCCTTTAAAAAGaatcatatattaaataaagatatgAATCATAATAAGAAACATACACCAAGTAATGAAATTGAActatcaaaaaataaaaaaaatgatataacTAATAAAATCAAGGATGataatcataattattttatatctGAAAAAGAaggtaataataataataataatataaataatgaatataataatgagcaaataaaaaatgaagataattataaacatACACATATGtatgataaaaaagataacaatgtttataatgatatatataatatgtgtAATACACATAATGAACAATATGATTCAAGTgacaaaaatatttatcaaaataaacatcttagtttatataataataaaaatacacaTACAAATTATTCACAAAATGATGACTACATATCAAATGAAAagattaatatatattatcaagatgaaaaaaatatttataaagatacaaaaaataatataccTTCATCAAATAATTACACTCAACATTTAAGAGAACACaatgataatataacaaGTAGCACAAATAATAGCCCAGAAACTAATAGTGATAATACGTCtaacaaattatataaacttAGAAAAGATATACAAAATACATTTAAGGCTTctatttcatattatattaataaaactacacataacaataaaaataatgatatagattataatgaaaattttattcattcagaaatttataataatattgttaaaaatagaaatataaaaaaaataatgaataatcataaagaaaatcaaattatagaagaaaataatttaagaaataataatgattatgaaaaaataaataaacaaacaaaaaatcCAAAGGATGTAAAATCTAACAACTATCATTtcaatttttataaaatatttatcttattattacaaatttccataatatctttatttctctttattattatatttatatatacatcaTTGGCATAA